A single window of Mycolicibacterium aurum DNA harbors:
- a CDS encoding SDR family NAD(P)-dependent oxidoreductase, with amino-acid sequence MSQTGPKPLLEGRTAVVTGAARGIGLSIATRLAAHGARVALLDLDDEQTQAAARQVQESTGSRTLGLAADVTDAARLREAADAIETDLGPVNVVVPNAGILVLKTALDIEPQEFDAVLRVNLFGAFLTAVEFARRMPRSGADGRIIFTSSLFGLRGGVGNAAYAASKFGILGMAQSMAAELAPSGIRVNSVCPGQIESAMIRQLFEDRAAANGTTPEGERSAFARHIPLGGLGDPDDVANTYVYLASPLSSYVTGQHIVVDGGWSVGSA; translated from the coding sequence ATGTCACAGACGGGGCCGAAGCCCTTGTTGGAGGGACGGACGGCGGTCGTCACGGGGGCCGCACGCGGCATCGGCCTGAGCATTGCGACTCGACTGGCCGCTCACGGCGCCCGCGTGGCGCTGCTGGACCTCGACGACGAGCAGACGCAGGCTGCGGCGCGTCAGGTTCAGGAGTCGACGGGCAGCCGCACGCTGGGCCTCGCCGCGGACGTGACCGACGCCGCCCGCCTGCGCGAGGCGGCGGACGCTATCGAGACAGACCTGGGCCCGGTGAACGTGGTGGTCCCGAACGCGGGCATCTTGGTGCTCAAGACCGCTCTCGACATCGAGCCGCAGGAGTTCGACGCGGTGCTGCGCGTCAATCTTTTCGGAGCGTTCCTGACCGCCGTCGAGTTCGCGCGACGGATGCCGCGCAGCGGGGCGGACGGCCGGATCATCTTCACGTCCTCGCTTTTCGGCCTGCGCGGTGGCGTGGGCAATGCGGCCTACGCCGCATCGAAGTTCGGCATTCTCGGTATGGCGCAGAGCATGGCCGCCGAGCTTGCCCCCTCCGGAATCCGGGTCAACAGTGTGTGTCCCGGCCAGATCGAGTCGGCGATGATCCGGCAACTTTTCGAGGATCGCGCCGCCGCCAACGGCACCACCCCCGAGGGCGAGCGCTCCGCGTTCGCGCGCCACATCCCGCTCGGCGGCCTGGGCGACCCTGACGACGTAGCGAACACCTACGTCTACCTTGCCTCTCCGCTGAGCAGCTACGTCACCGGCCAGCACATCGTCGTGGACGGTGGCTGGAGCGTCGGGTCCGCCTGA
- a CDS encoding YoaK family protein, giving the protein MKNDRWVVWSMLTLSFTTGILDAATYLGLHGVFTANMTGNLIFISLGITDEATVPVFRAFLALGGFGVGAAAAGRLLRRTETGSFGDWRVGVSVLFVAVVLAACALAHGLSVGSALVLDTLTVALAFAMGVQAMAARRVGVGDVTTVVVTSTLAGLMGENRLTGRSADRSLTSRRALAVATMGVGAVVGALLMHVSVELAIAVPAVLTFCVAAVLTMRARRSTVSGTSARTHSSPQDAGATAR; this is encoded by the coding sequence ATGAAGAACGACAGGTGGGTTGTCTGGTCGATGTTGACGCTGTCCTTCACCACCGGGATCCTGGACGCGGCAACTTATCTGGGGCTGCACGGAGTGTTCACGGCCAACATGACGGGCAACCTGATCTTCATCAGCCTCGGAATCACCGATGAGGCAACGGTTCCCGTGTTCCGAGCGTTCCTGGCACTGGGCGGATTCGGGGTCGGAGCGGCAGCGGCCGGCCGGTTGTTGCGGCGCACCGAGACGGGTTCTTTCGGCGATTGGCGGGTCGGGGTCAGCGTCCTCTTCGTCGCCGTGGTGCTGGCCGCGTGCGCGCTCGCACACGGTTTGAGCGTGGGGAGCGCTCTGGTGCTGGACACGCTGACGGTGGCCCTCGCGTTCGCGATGGGAGTCCAGGCAATGGCGGCCCGTCGGGTCGGCGTCGGGGACGTGACGACCGTCGTGGTCACGTCGACCCTTGCTGGCCTGATGGGCGAGAACCGGCTCACAGGCCGGTCGGCCGATCGCTCCCTCACCTCGCGGCGCGCCCTCGCCGTCGCCACTATGGGGGTGGGTGCTGTGGTGGGCGCACTCCTGATGCATGTCTCGGTGGAGCTCGCCATCGCGGTGCCCGCGGTGCTGACGTTCTGCGTCGCGGCTGTACTGACCATGCGCGCCAGAAGATCGACCGTGAGCGGCACCTCAGCGCGCACGCACAGCTCCCCTCAGGACGCCGGCGCCACAGCGCGATAA
- a CDS encoding helix-turn-helix transcriptional regulator produces the protein MTATLDLRTEIRDFLRSRRARISPEMAGLPAYGAKRRVEGLRREEVALLAGVSVEYYVRIERGGLVGTSERVLDGVATALQLSQAERDHLFHLARRSGGRPHPTPAATVRPALQAVLDAITGAPALIRNRRYDVLATNDLGRALYSPVLADSRRPANTVRFVYMNPSEAQRFFVDYDRVARNAAAMLRMELGTHPDDGDLIALVSELSTHSELFRRQWSSQDVRLKGHGSKRVNHPAVGRLDLKFESMDLPNEPGLQMNVYTVDGGEQAAAKLAVLASWAGQDASVTELHTRSG, from the coding sequence ATGACCGCCACGCTTGATTTGCGCACCGAGATCCGAGACTTTCTGAGGTCGCGTCGCGCCCGCATCTCGCCTGAGATGGCCGGACTGCCTGCCTACGGTGCGAAACGTCGGGTCGAGGGTCTGCGTCGGGAGGAGGTAGCGCTACTCGCCGGGGTGTCGGTCGAGTATTACGTGCGCATCGAGCGCGGCGGCCTGGTCGGCACCTCGGAGAGGGTGCTCGACGGGGTGGCCACGGCCTTACAACTCAGCCAAGCAGAGCGCGATCACCTGTTCCACCTCGCGCGCCGGTCCGGGGGTCGACCGCATCCGACGCCTGCTGCAACGGTGCGCCCGGCGCTGCAGGCGGTGCTCGATGCGATCACCGGCGCGCCCGCGTTGATCCGCAACAGACGTTATGATGTGCTCGCGACGAATGATCTTGGGCGCGCGTTGTATTCGCCGGTGCTCGCCGATTCGCGGCGGCCCGCCAACACGGTGCGGTTCGTCTACATGAACCCCAGCGAGGCTCAGAGATTCTTCGTCGACTACGACCGGGTGGCGCGGAATGCGGCCGCGATGTTGCGCATGGAACTGGGCACCCATCCCGACGACGGCGACCTCATCGCCTTGGTGAGCGAATTGTCAACGCACAGCGAACTATTTCGACGACAGTGGTCTTCACAGGACGTACGGCTGAAAGGACACGGGAGCAAGCGAGTGAACCATCCCGCGGTTGGCCGCCTCGACCTGAAGTTCGAGTCCATGGATCTGCCCAACGAACCCGGCCTGCAGATGAATGTCTACACCGTCGACGGGGGAGAGCAGGCCGCTGCCAAATTGGCCGTGTTGGCGTCTTGGGCCGGTCAGGATGCGTCGGTGACCGAGCTTCACACCCGCAGCGGATGA
- a CDS encoding SDR family oxidoreductase, which yields MAHGQYATHAELFDLSGKRGLVTGGTRGIGMMIARGLLQAGARVLISSRNAEACARAQEQLSEFGDVWAVPADLSRHDECERLAHLATADSGGLDILVNNAGAMWDEPLATFPDQAWDTVIDLNLKSPFWLVQALLPALRDAGTADDPARIINIGSIAAIHIPNRPNYSYSSSKAALHQLTRVLAKELGPQHIAVNAVAPGPFPSTMMAATLDEFGEAIAASAPLRRIGRDDDMAGVAVFLASRAGAYLTGAIVPVDGGIATTA from the coding sequence GTGGCACACGGCCAATATGCAACGCATGCTGAACTTTTCGATCTGAGTGGTAAGCGGGGCCTCGTCACCGGTGGCACCAGGGGCATCGGGATGATGATCGCGCGTGGGCTTCTCCAGGCGGGCGCCCGCGTGCTCATCAGCTCACGCAACGCCGAAGCCTGCGCTCGGGCGCAGGAACAGCTGTCCGAATTCGGCGACGTCTGGGCGGTCCCCGCCGACCTGTCCCGGCACGACGAGTGCGAGCGCCTCGCTCACCTCGCCACGGCCGACTCCGGGGGTCTCGACATCCTTGTCAACAATGCGGGCGCCATGTGGGACGAGCCGCTGGCGACGTTCCCGGACCAAGCCTGGGACACGGTCATCGATCTCAACCTCAAGTCGCCGTTCTGGCTGGTGCAGGCGCTGCTGCCGGCGCTTCGTGACGCGGGGACCGCCGACGATCCCGCGCGGATCATCAACATCGGCAGCATCGCCGCCATCCATATCCCCAACCGGCCCAACTACTCGTACTCCAGCAGCAAGGCTGCACTGCATCAACTGACCCGGGTGCTTGCCAAGGAGCTGGGCCCGCAGCACATCGCGGTGAACGCGGTTGCACCGGGACCGTTTCCATCGACGATGATGGCGGCAACCCTCGACGAGTTCGGCGAGGCCATCGCGGCGTCGGCCCCGTTGCGCCGGATCGGGCGCGACGATGACATGGCGGGTGTCGCGGTGTTCCTCGCCAGCAGGGCAGGCGCGTACCTTACCGGCGCAATCGTCCCTGTCGACGGAGGGATCGCCACGACCGCGTAG
- a CDS encoding zinc-dependent alcohol dehydrogenase family protein: MPDLMKAVVLARFGGADAFELRDVAVPDVGPRQVRVRVHATAVNPLDYQIRRGDYANEVPLPAIIGHDISGVIEEVGSHVTEFRAGDAVYYTPQIFGGPGSYAEQHVADVDLVARKPENLSHLEAASLTLVGGTVWEALVERAQLTVGETILIHAGAGGVGTIAIQVAKAIGARVITTARARDEDFLRSLGADTVIDYASTDYVDAVAEVTGGTGVDVVFDTIGGDALTRSPLTLADSGRVVSIVDIAQPQNLIEAWGRNAAYHFVFTRQNQGKLDALTALVERGLVKPVIGATLPLARTGEAHELLENRRSYALRGKVAIDVAGDTVALPSPI, translated from the coding sequence ATGCCTGATCTGATGAAAGCCGTTGTGCTCGCTCGATTTGGAGGGGCCGATGCCTTCGAGTTGCGTGACGTCGCCGTACCGGACGTCGGACCCCGGCAGGTTCGGGTGCGCGTCCATGCGACCGCCGTCAACCCGCTCGACTACCAGATCCGCCGCGGCGACTACGCGAACGAGGTGCCGCTCCCGGCGATCATCGGCCACGACATCTCCGGGGTGATCGAGGAGGTCGGATCCCACGTCACCGAGTTCCGCGCCGGTGATGCGGTGTACTACACGCCCCAGATCTTCGGCGGCCCCGGCTCCTACGCCGAGCAGCACGTGGCCGACGTCGACCTCGTGGCCCGCAAACCGGAGAACCTGAGTCATCTGGAGGCGGCAAGCCTGACTCTGGTCGGCGGGACGGTGTGGGAGGCCCTGGTGGAACGGGCCCAGCTCACCGTGGGCGAGACCATCCTCATCCATGCCGGGGCGGGCGGAGTCGGCACGATCGCGATCCAGGTCGCGAAAGCGATCGGCGCACGAGTGATCACCACTGCGAGAGCGCGCGACGAGGATTTCCTGCGCTCCCTCGGGGCCGATACGGTAATCGATTATGCGTCAACGGACTACGTCGACGCCGTAGCCGAGGTGACGGGCGGCACGGGGGTCGATGTCGTCTTCGACACGATCGGTGGCGACGCGCTCACCCGTAGCCCGTTGACACTCGCCGACTCCGGCCGTGTCGTCAGCATCGTCGACATCGCGCAACCGCAGAACCTCATCGAGGCGTGGGGCCGCAACGCCGCGTATCACTTCGTCTTCACCCGGCAGAATCAAGGAAAGCTGGACGCGCTCACCGCACTGGTCGAACGCGGTCTTGTGAAACCGGTGATCGGCGCGACCCTGCCGCTCGCGCGCACGGGCGAGGCTCACGAACTCCTGGAGAACAGGCGCTCGTATGCACTCCGAGGCAAGGTCGCGATCGATGTGGCGGGCGACACCGTGGCACTTCCCTCCCCCATCTGA
- a CDS encoding GlxA family transcriptional regulator — MQRPHQVVILVLDGALPLDVGIPAEVFHPETGFGYEVSACGVTAGTVPSHGGFGYAVPRGLDALTDADTIVVPGYAPAGRPIPGEVHDALRDAASRGARIASICYGAFALAEAGLLDGLRATTHWDAADTFAERHPQITVEPNVLFVDEGSVLTSAGAAAGLDLCLHIVRCDLGVSAANEIARGLVTAPYRTGGQAQYLPTSTLAAHGDTLAATREWAMTRLDQQLTIADLAAHAGMSPRTFLRRFAEETGSTPLQWILRARVDTARGLLESTRLSVDRIAEQVGLGTGSNLRLHFRRLLDVSPLEYRATFAGRS, encoded by the coding sequence ATGCAGCGACCGCATCAGGTGGTGATCCTCGTGCTCGACGGAGCGCTCCCGCTGGACGTCGGGATCCCGGCAGAGGTGTTCCACCCGGAGACGGGGTTCGGATACGAGGTATCGGCCTGCGGGGTCACCGCCGGGACGGTGCCGTCCCACGGAGGCTTCGGCTACGCGGTCCCGCGGGGCCTGGACGCGCTGACCGATGCGGACACCATTGTCGTCCCCGGGTATGCGCCCGCGGGTCGGCCGATACCGGGGGAGGTTCACGACGCGCTCCGCGACGCCGCATCGCGAGGGGCACGCATCGCGTCGATCTGCTACGGCGCATTCGCCCTCGCCGAGGCCGGTCTGCTCGACGGCCTGCGCGCGACGACGCACTGGGATGCGGCGGACACGTTCGCCGAGCGGCATCCGCAGATCACGGTCGAGCCGAACGTGCTCTTCGTCGACGAAGGATCGGTGCTCACCTCGGCGGGCGCCGCCGCCGGCCTGGACCTGTGCCTGCACATCGTGCGCTGCGACCTCGGCGTGAGCGCGGCGAACGAGATTGCACGAGGACTCGTCACCGCGCCCTACCGGACCGGGGGTCAGGCGCAGTACCTGCCGACGAGCACCTTGGCAGCCCATGGCGACACCCTCGCCGCGACGCGGGAATGGGCCATGACGCGGCTCGACCAGCAGCTCACGATCGCCGACCTGGCCGCCCACGCAGGAATGTCGCCCCGTACGTTCCTGCGCCGATTCGCCGAAGAGACCGGCAGCACCCCGCTGCAGTGGATCCTCCGGGCGCGGGTCGACACTGCCCGCGGACTTCTGGAGAGCACAAGGCTGTCGGTCGATCGCATCGCCGAGCAGGTCGGCCTGGGCACCGGATCGAACCTGCGACTGCATTTCCGCCGGCTCCTGGACGTGTCTCCGTTGGAGTACCGCGCCACCTTCGCCGGACGGAGCTGA
- a CDS encoding GMC family oxidoreductase produces MNPVADFDFVIVGAGSAGCLLANRLSANPEHRVLVIEAGGTDNWFWIKVPVGYLYTIANPRTDWCFTTEADPGLAGRSIHYARGRVIGGSSSINAMIHMRGQASDYALWARATGDERWLWGGTGGAGETLSIYKELEDYFGGADQWHGAGGEITVERPRVRWKILDAWQAAAAQVGIAPIDEFNRGDNAGSAYFHVNQRRGRRWSMADAFLHPVEHRPNLTVYTHTQALKLLMDGQVHENQRRGAWTTAAHRATGVRLLKDGHIVDVRARREVILSAGAIGSPHLLQVSGVGPAGLLTQHQVPVAVDLPGVGENLQDHLQLRTVYRVRGARTVNTLYRNLFTRAGMGLQYLLLRSGPMTMPPSTLGAFAKSDPALTSPDLEWHVQPLSLAKFGEPLHRFGAITPSVCNLRPSSRGHVRIADADPLTYPTISCNYLSTDADRDTAVRGLRMTRQIMAAPSLARYRPEELLPGPQLVSDEDLQQAARELGTTIFHPVGTCAMGAFDPQGLPRSAATVLDTDCRVYRVAGLRVVDASAMPTITSGNTNAPVMLIAERAARAILH; encoded by the coding sequence ATGAATCCGGTTGCCGACTTCGATTTCGTCATCGTGGGAGCCGGCAGCGCGGGCTGTCTGCTGGCCAACCGGCTCAGCGCCAACCCCGAACACCGTGTGCTCGTGATCGAGGCCGGCGGCACAGACAACTGGTTCTGGATCAAGGTGCCGGTGGGTTACCTGTACACCATTGCCAACCCCCGTACCGACTGGTGCTTCACCACCGAGGCCGACCCGGGTCTGGCCGGGCGCAGCATCCACTACGCGCGGGGCCGCGTGATCGGCGGCTCGTCGTCGATCAACGCCATGATCCACATGCGCGGCCAGGCCTCCGATTACGCCCTGTGGGCGCGCGCCACCGGTGACGAGCGGTGGCTGTGGGGTGGGACCGGCGGTGCCGGCGAGACTCTGTCGATCTACAAGGAGTTGGAGGACTACTTCGGAGGAGCCGACCAGTGGCACGGCGCCGGTGGCGAGATCACCGTCGAGCGGCCCCGAGTGCGCTGGAAGATCCTGGACGCCTGGCAGGCCGCCGCGGCCCAGGTGGGCATTGCCCCCATCGACGAGTTCAACCGCGGAGACAACGCCGGCAGTGCGTACTTTCACGTCAATCAGCGACGTGGACGCCGCTGGTCGATGGCGGATGCTTTTCTGCACCCCGTCGAGCACCGACCGAATCTCACCGTCTACACCCACACCCAGGCACTGAAGCTGTTGATGGACGGCCAGGTCCACGAGAATCAGCGCCGCGGAGCGTGGACCACTGCTGCGCACCGCGCCACCGGCGTGCGGCTGCTCAAAGACGGCCACATCGTCGACGTGCGGGCCCGCCGGGAGGTGATCCTGAGTGCCGGCGCGATCGGGTCCCCGCACCTGCTGCAGGTCTCGGGTGTGGGCCCGGCCGGGTTGCTCACCCAGCATCAGGTGCCGGTGGCCGTCGACCTGCCGGGAGTGGGCGAGAACCTGCAGGACCACCTGCAGCTGCGAACCGTCTACCGGGTCCGGGGCGCCCGGACCGTCAACACGCTGTACCGCAATTTATTCACCCGTGCCGGCATGGGACTCCAGTACCTGCTGCTGCGCTCCGGCCCCATGACCATGCCGCCCTCCACGCTGGGGGCTTTCGCCAAGAGCGATCCTGCGCTGACCAGCCCCGACTTGGAGTGGCACGTGCAGCCATTGTCGTTGGCCAAGTTCGGCGAACCTCTGCACCGTTTCGGCGCGATCACACCCTCGGTCTGCAATCTGCGCCCCAGCTCGCGGGGCCATGTGCGCATCGCCGATGCAGATCCGCTGACCTACCCGACGATCTCCTGCAATTACCTGTCCACCGACGCCGATCGCGACACCGCCGTGCGGGGCTTGAGGATGACCCGTCAGATCATGGCGGCGCCGTCGCTGGCCCGCTACCGCCCCGAAGAGCTGCTACCCGGCCCGCAGCTGGTGAGCGACGAAGACCTGCAGCAGGCGGCCCGTGAGCTCGGTACCACCATCTTTCATCCGGTGGGCACCTGCGCCATGGGAGCCTTTGACCCACAAGGCCTCCCGCGGTCGGCCGCGACGGTGCTCGACACCGACTGCCGCGTGTACCGCGTCGCAGGCCTGCGAGTGGTCGATGCCTCGGCGATGCCCACCATCACATCCGGGAACACCAACGCACCGGTCATGCTGATCGCCGAACGCGCGGCGCGGGCGATCCTGCACTGA
- a CDS encoding LLM class F420-dependent oxidoreductase — translation MTRPVRVAVQIQPGGTPDYRTWREAVLAADDLGVDVIFGYDHFHRPAMKGIVDGKPVMFDEQPDVANFEGWTALASWGEITSHAEIGLLVTGVGYRNADLLADMARTVDHISGGRLILGLGAGWYEKDYTTYGYDFGTFGSRFDLFDESLIRIENRLAALIPPPVRKLPILIGGTGPKRSLPAVARHADIWHAFQDLDAFTKSSDRVDELAATFGRNGADIERSTLWVNGNSADAFREAGVTLFQTELTADDGYDLTSLKEVLTWRDNG, via the coding sequence ATGACCCGTCCCGTCCGCGTCGCCGTACAGATCCAGCCCGGTGGCACGCCCGATTACCGAACCTGGCGCGAGGCCGTCCTGGCCGCCGACGACCTCGGCGTCGATGTGATCTTCGGCTACGACCACTTCCACCGCCCGGCGATGAAGGGCATCGTCGACGGCAAGCCCGTCATGTTCGACGAGCAACCCGACGTCGCCAACTTCGAGGGCTGGACCGCGCTCGCGTCGTGGGGTGAGATCACCTCACACGCCGAGATCGGGCTACTCGTCACCGGCGTCGGATACCGCAACGCAGACCTGCTCGCCGACATGGCGCGCACCGTCGACCACATCAGCGGCGGCCGGCTCATCCTCGGCCTCGGCGCGGGCTGGTACGAAAAGGACTACACCACCTACGGTTACGACTTCGGCACCTTCGGTTCCCGCTTCGATCTGTTCGACGAGAGCCTGATCCGCATCGAGAACCGGCTCGCTGCGCTGATTCCGCCGCCCGTGCGTAAGCTCCCCATCCTCATCGGTGGCACCGGCCCCAAACGCTCACTGCCCGCAGTGGCCCGGCACGCCGACATCTGGCACGCGTTCCAAGACCTCGACGCCTTCACGAAGTCCAGCGACCGCGTCGACGAACTGGCAGCGACGTTCGGCCGCAACGGTGCCGACATCGAACGCTCGACGCTGTGGGTGAACGGCAACAGCGCCGATGCCTTCCGCGAAGCAGGAGTCACGTTGTTCCAGACCGAACTCACCGCCGACGACGGTTACGACCTCACATCTCTCAAGGAAGTGCTCACCTGGCGGGACAACGGGTGA
- the thiD gene encoding bifunctional hydroxymethylpyrimidine kinase/phosphomethylpyrimidine kinase, giving the protein MADTTTSLPLAPPGQTPRRVMTIAGSDSGGSAGLQADMRAFAMLGVHGSAALTAVTVQNTLGVKAFHEIPVDVVAGQISAVASDIGIEAAKTGMLASTAIIRAVVATWLAEGLDGTVPLVVDPVCASNVGEPLLHASALDALRDELIPRATLVTPNLDEVRLLVGIDVVDDVTQRDAARALHALGPQWALIKGGHLRTSRISSDLLFDGSEFHEFAAARVDTRHDHGAGDTLAAAITAALAHGRPVPDAVAFGKLWVTECIRGAYPLGHGLGPVNGMVGLHG; this is encoded by the coding sequence ATGGCCGACACGACGACCAGCCTGCCGCTGGCCCCACCCGGGCAGACGCCGCGCCGTGTCATGACGATCGCGGGCTCCGACTCCGGCGGCAGTGCCGGACTGCAGGCCGACATGCGCGCCTTCGCGATGCTGGGTGTCCACGGATCGGCTGCGCTGACGGCAGTGACGGTGCAGAACACACTGGGCGTCAAAGCATTTCATGAGATTCCGGTCGACGTCGTTGCCGGCCAGATCAGCGCGGTAGCCTCCGACATCGGGATCGAGGCGGCCAAGACCGGCATGTTGGCCTCCACCGCGATCATTCGGGCCGTCGTGGCGACCTGGTTGGCCGAGGGGCTCGACGGCACCGTTCCGCTGGTGGTCGATCCGGTGTGCGCCTCCAATGTCGGTGAGCCGCTTCTGCACGCCAGCGCACTCGACGCGCTCCGCGACGAATTGATCCCGAGGGCAACGCTGGTGACACCCAACCTCGACGAGGTGCGACTGCTCGTAGGTATCGACGTCGTGGATGACGTCACCCAGCGTGATGCGGCCAGGGCATTGCACGCGCTGGGGCCGCAGTGGGCGCTGATCAAAGGCGGCCACCTGCGCACGTCGCGTATCAGCTCCGACCTTCTCTTCGACGGCTCAGAGTTCCACGAGTTCGCGGCGGCCCGGGTGGACACCCGACACGATCACGGCGCCGGCGACACGCTGGCGGCGGCGATCACCGCCGCCCTGGCACATGGCCGCCCGGTTCCCGATGCTGTCGCCTTCGGCAAGCTCTGGGTCACCGAGTGCATCCGCGGCGCCTATCCGCTGGGCCACGGACTCGGGCCGGTCAACGGAATGGTCGGTCTGCACGGCTGA
- a CDS encoding dihydrofolate reductase family protein yields MGTLIYGFTVSVDGYIADAQGSIDWSDPSDELHQYWNDFERETALSFYGRRLYELMSAYWPTADEAPDATPLIVDFAQVWRDMPKVVFSRTLETVGWNSRLERGDPVEVVRKLKAETDGRLEVAGATLAAPIVQAGLVDEYRIVLAPVAVGGGTPFWPSLPSWISLRLVENRTFPGGTVLLRYEAKHD; encoded by the coding sequence GTGGGCACACTCATCTATGGCTTCACCGTGTCGGTGGACGGGTACATCGCGGACGCACAGGGCAGCATCGACTGGAGCGATCCGAGCGACGAACTGCACCAGTACTGGAATGACTTCGAGCGGGAGACCGCGCTGTCGTTCTACGGGCGGCGTCTCTACGAACTGATGTCCGCATACTGGCCGACCGCGGACGAGGCCCCGGACGCGACCCCGTTGATCGTCGACTTCGCCCAGGTGTGGCGCGACATGCCCAAGGTCGTGTTCTCGCGCACGCTGGAGACCGTCGGCTGGAACTCCCGGCTGGAACGCGGCGATCCGGTAGAGGTGGTCAGGAAGCTGAAAGCCGAGACCGACGGCAGGCTGGAGGTGGCCGGCGCGACGCTGGCCGCACCGATCGTGCAGGCCGGCCTGGTGGACGAATACCGGATCGTGTTGGCCCCCGTGGCCGTGGGCGGCGGTACCCCGTTCTGGCCCTCACTGCCTTCGTGGATCTCGCTGCGACTGGTGGAGAACCGCACCTTCCCGGGTGGCACCGTCCTGCTGCGCTACGAGGCGAAGCACGACTGA
- a CDS encoding S1C family serine protease translates to MVNPPPYPADQPRQGHDWAGGNSQLAWNALYGNHSQSAHQPAATAGPHSPRGDGRRRTPRGMVLAGAAAIAIAGGGIGAATAVAVTDHDRSAATPQVAERPTALKPAAASAPGSVEQVAAKVMPSVVKLEITTGRGVAEGSGIVLSADGLILTNNHVVAPAVAGGGADAQPAAFDGADTTSTVTFSDGRSVPFTIVGTDPTGDLAVVRAAGVAGLTPITIGSSKDVQVGQEVVAIGSPLGLQGTVTKGIVSALNRPVTAGDGAGTAPVVLDALQTDAAINPGNSGGPLVDMNGELIGVNSAGAGMGSGSGGGSIGLGFAIPSDQAKRIADELISSGTAGHGSLGVQLGNDTGDGAGAAVAGVAAGSPAAQAGLSSGAVVTKIDDQIIDGPEALAAAVRSKAPGDQVSLTYRDDSGETRTTQVTLGAA, encoded by the coding sequence ATGGTGAACCCGCCCCCATACCCCGCGGACCAACCGCGGCAGGGCCATGACTGGGCAGGCGGGAACTCGCAGCTCGCATGGAATGCTTTGTACGGCAACCACTCACAGTCGGCGCACCAACCGGCGGCCACGGCTGGGCCGCACAGCCCGCGCGGCGACGGGCGTCGCCGCACGCCTCGGGGCATGGTGCTGGCCGGAGCGGCGGCGATCGCCATCGCAGGCGGTGGGATCGGTGCGGCGACCGCGGTAGCTGTGACAGACCACGACCGGTCGGCGGCCACGCCGCAGGTCGCAGAGCGTCCTACGGCGCTGAAGCCGGCTGCCGCCTCGGCCCCGGGCTCGGTGGAGCAGGTGGCCGCCAAAGTGATGCCCAGCGTCGTCAAACTGGAGATCACGACAGGCCGAGGCGTCGCCGAGGGCTCGGGGATCGTGCTGAGCGCAGACGGACTCATCCTGACCAACAATCACGTTGTCGCCCCGGCGGTTGCGGGCGGTGGTGCGGACGCACAGCCTGCCGCCTTCGACGGCGCCGACACGACGAGTACCGTGACCTTCTCCGACGGTCGGAGCGTGCCGTTCACCATTGTGGGCACCGACCCCACCGGCGACCTTGCCGTTGTGCGGGCGGCGGGGGTGGCGGGACTGACGCCCATCACCATCGGCTCGTCGAAAGACGTCCAAGTCGGCCAGGAGGTCGTCGCCATCGGGTCCCCGCTGGGCCTGCAGGGCACCGTCACCAAGGGCATCGTCAGCGCGCTGAATCGCCCGGTGACGGCCGGAGACGGTGCCGGCACCGCCCCCGTCGTGCTCGACGCACTGCAAACGGACGCCGCGATCAACCCCGGAAACTCCGGCGGTCCCCTCGTCGACATGAACGGTGAGCTGATCGGCGTCAACTCCGCCGGGGCCGGCATGGGATCGGGTTCCGGCGGAGGGTCGATCGGCCTCGGATTCGCGATCCCGTCGGACCAGGCCAAGCGCATCGCCGATGAGCTGATCTCCTCCGGCACTGCCGGCCACGGATCACTCGGGGTGCAACTGGGCAACGACACCGGTGACGGTGCGGGCGCTGCGGTCGCCGGCGTCGCGGCCGGAAGTCCGGCAGCCCAAGCCGGTTTGTCCAGCGGCGCGGTGGTCACGAAGATCGACGACCAGATCATCGACGGTCCCGAGGCTCTCGCGGCGGCGGTGCGGTCCAAGGCGCCGGGTGACCAGGTGTCACTGACCTATCGCGACGACTCAGGAGAGACCAGGACCACGCAGGTCACCTTGGGCGCCGCATAG